The Pseudomonas chlororaphis subsp. piscium genome contains the following window.
CCACCAGCTTCAGGGGTTTGCGGATTGGCGATGCCAGCATTACTTGACGCCCCGTGCTTGGACCAGCTGTTCAGAGAGCTGATGTACGGCCATGGCGTACATCACGCTGCGGTTATAACGCGTGATCGCGTAGAAATTCTTCAGGCCCATCCAGTATTCGGGGCCATTGTCACCTTCCAGGCGGAAAGCCGTGACCGGCATATCATCGCGCAGCGCATCATGACTCGACCAGCCCAGCGCCCGCAACTCCCCGACGGTTTTCGTCGGTTCGATACCGGTGGTCAGGCCTTCGTCGACCTGATCGCCACGCACTTCGGCCCGGCTGACCACCGGCTGCCCGGCCTCCCAGCCGTGACGCTTGAAATAGCTGGCAACACTGCCGATGGCATCGTCCGGATTGGTCCAGATATTGATGTGGCCATCGCCGTCGAAGTCCACAGCATAGGCGCGAAAACTGCTTGGCATGAACTGCGGCAACCCCATGGCACCGGCGTAGGAGCCTTTCAGGGTCAGCGGATCGACCTGTTCTTCACGGGCCAGCAGCAGGAATTCGCGCAATTCCTTACGGAAGAACTCGGCACGTGGCGGGTAATCGAAGCCCAGGGTCGACAGCGCGTCGATCACCCGGTAATTACCGGTGTTGCGCCCGAAGAAGGTTTCAACGCCGATAATCGACACTATCACCTGGGCCGGCACCCCGTATTCCTGCTCGGCACGGGCCAGTACCGCCTCGTGCTGGCGCCAGAAGTCCACACCACGGGCGATTCGCGCGTCGGTGATGAACATCGGCCGGTATTCTTTCCACTGTTTGACCCGCTCGGCGGGCCGGGAAATGGCGTCGAGGATCGACTGCTTACGCTCGGCCTCGCGAAACACACCCATCAGCTGTTCGCCCGCAAAGCCATAGTCGCGAGTCATTTCGCCCACGAATTCGGCCACTTGGGGCGAGCCTTCGTATTCGCCGCCGGCCAGCGCTTCCTGCGCCGCACCAAGGATGCCTACCAGACCGACCCACGGCGCATACCGAGCGGTCCAGCCACGCATTACTTGCATTGAATTCTTCACCTTATTCAAACCTGCGCGATCCACTTACGATGGGTATGGATCGACATCAAAACCCCAAACGCTGACAGCAGCGTCACCAGCGAAGTTCCTCCGTAGCTAATGAACGGCAACGGCACCCCCACGACCGGCAACAGGCCACTGACCATACCGATGTTGACGAAAACGTAAACAAAAAACGTCATGGTCAGGGCGCCGGCAAGCAATTTGCCGAACAGTGTCTGCGCCTGGGCGGTGATCACCAGCCCACGACCGATCAGCAGCAGATAGATCAGCAGCAAGGCGCAGATGCCCACCAGGCCGAACTCTTCGCCCATGACCGCGATAATAAAGTCAGTGTGGCTCTCGGGCAAAAAGTCCAAGTGGGACTGAGTGCCCAGCAACCAGCCCTTGCCGAACACGCCGCCGGAGCCGATGGCCGCCTT
Protein-coding sequences here:
- the mltB gene encoding lytic murein transglycosylase B; protein product: MQVMRGWTARYAPWVGLVGILGAAQEALAGGEYEGSPQVAEFVGEMTRDYGFAGEQLMGVFREAERKQSILDAISRPAERVKQWKEYRPMFITDARIARGVDFWRQHEAVLARAEQEYGVPAQVIVSIIGVETFFGRNTGNYRVIDALSTLGFDYPPRAEFFRKELREFLLLAREEQVDPLTLKGSYAGAMGLPQFMPSSFRAYAVDFDGDGHINIWTNPDDAIGSVASYFKRHGWEAGQPVVSRAEVRGDQVDEGLTTGIEPTKTVGELRALGWSSHDALRDDMPVTAFRLEGDNGPEYWMGLKNFYAITRYNRSVMYAMAVHQLSEQLVQARGVK